The following coding sequences lie in one Arachis ipaensis cultivar K30076 chromosome B03, Araip1.1, whole genome shotgun sequence genomic window:
- the LOC107631824 gene encoding protein PLANT CADMIUM RESISTANCE 2, whose product MYQADESKPVTGLPVSYNNASSGTAPYPSSVDSSAYYQPPPRPPQEWSTSLCDCFSDCGNCCITYWCPCVTFGRVAEIVDRGSTSCGASGALYALVCCLIGCGCLYSCFYRSKMRRQLNLKGSDCGDCMVHCCCEPCALCQEYRELEMQGFDMHIGWHGNVEQRSRGVAMTAPSAPPPQPPMSR is encoded by the exons ATGTATCAAGCAGACGAATCAAAGCCTGTGACCGGTTTACCGGTGAGCTACAACAACGCTAGTAGCGGCACCGCGCCATATCCTTCCTCCGTCGACAGCAGCGCCTACTACCAGCCGCCACCTAGACCTCCTCAAGAATGGTCCACCAGCCTCTGTGACTGTTTCTCCGACTGCGGCAATT GTTGCATAACGTACTGGTGTCCATGTGTGACCTTTGGCAGAGTTGCTGAGATCGTTGATAGAGGATCTACCT cATGCGGTGCGAGTGGGGCACTGTACGCGCTGGTGTGTTGCCTGATTGGATGCGGATGCTTGTACTCGTGCTTCTACAGATCGAAGATGAGGCGGCAGTTGAATCTGAAAGGAAGTGACTGCGGGGATTGCATGGTCCATTGCTGCTGCGAGCCATGCGCCTTGTGCCAAGAATACCGTGAGCTTGAGATGCAAGGCTTTGACATGCACATTGGCTGGCATGGCAATGTCGAGCAGAGGAGCCGCGGTGTTGCCATGACTGCTCCTTCTGCTCCACCGCCTCAACCCCCCATGTCCCGTTGA
- the LOC107631823 gene encoding dynein light chain 1, cytoplasmic: MEGAEVELEKRSLFLKSLIQKKKCIEQQEQHDHLHKNNVRVRASDMPLSLQNLAFRCARHHLDSMPSNKLDSKRLALALKKEFDSSYGPAWHCIVGTSFGSYVTHSVGGFLYFSIDKVYILLFKTAVEPLDR; the protein is encoded by the exons ATGGAAGGAGCAGAGGTGGAGCTAGAGAAAAGAAGCTTGTTCCTGAAAAGCTTGATACAGAAGAAGAAATGCATAGAGCAACAAGAGCAGCATGACCATCTCCACAAAAACAATGTTAGAGTCAGAGCTTCTGATATGCCTCTCTCTTTGCAGAACCTTGCCTTTCGTTGTGCCCGCCATCACCTTGATTCCATGCCTTCCAACAAGCTTGACAGCAAACGTTTGGCTCTTGCCCTCAAGAAG GAGTTTGATTCTTCATACGGACCCGCTTGGCACTGCATTGTGGGAACTAGCTTTGGGTCCTATGTGACTCACTCTGTTGGTGGTTTCTTGTATTTTTCCATTGACAAGGTTTATATCCTTCTGTTCAAGACAGCTGTTGAACCATTAGACCGTTGA
- the LOC107631825 gene encoding endoglucanase 8, whose translation MPSPMLPPFGILFFEGQRSGRLPPDQRLRWRHDSALHDGATAGLDLTGGYYDAGDNIKFGFPMAFTTTMLAWSVIDFGRSMGPELGNALKAVRWGTDYLLKATSKVGTGVVFVQVGDPLSDHNCWERPEDMDTLRTVYKVDGSHPGSDVAGETAAALAAASIVFRSRDPAYSRLLLNRAVTVFGFADRHRGAYSNSLKKAVCPFYCDVNGYQDELLWAAAWLHKASRRRQYREYIVRNEVVLRAGDTINEFGWDNKHAGINVLISKEVLMGRANYFASFKQNADGFICSILPGISHPQVQYSPGGLIFKAGGSNMQHVTSLSFLLLAYSNYLSHANKVVPCGETTATPALLKHLAKRQVDYILGDNPMGMSYMVGYGARYPQRIHHRASSLPSVAVHPAHIGCKAGSRYFLSPNPNPNVLVGAVVGGPNNNTDAFPDSRPFYQETEPTTYINAPLVGLLAFFSAHS comes from the exons ATGCCCTCTCCTATGCTCCCGCCTTTCGGCATCCTCTTCTTCGAAGGCCAGCGCTCCGGCAGACTCCCACCCGACCAGCGCCTCCGATGGCGCCACGACTCCGCATTACACGACGGCGCCACCGCCGGA TTGGACTTGACTGGAGGGTACTACGACGCCGGGGACAACATCAAGTTCGGGTTTCCGATGGCGTTCACTACAACAATGCTGGCGTGGAGCGTGATAGACTTCGGGAGGAGCATGGGGCCTGAGCTCGGGAACGCATTGAAGGCGGTGAGGTGGGGAACGGACTACCTGCTGAAGGCAACGTCGAAGGTAGGGACCGGTGTGGTGTTCGTGCAGGTGGGAGACCCTCTCTCGGACCATAACTGTTGGGAGAGGCCAGAGGACATGGACACTCTCCGTACCGTTTACAAGGTGGATGGGTCCCACCCTGGCTCTGACGTGGCAGGAGAAACGGCCGCTGCACTTGCCGCTGCCTCCATCGTCTTTAGATCACGTGATCCCGCTTACTCTAGACTTCTCCTCAATCGAGCCGTTACG GTGTTCGGGTTCGCTGACAGGCATCGTGGTGCATACAGTAACAGCCTAAAGAAAGCAGTCTGCCCATTTTACTGTGACGTCAATGGGTACCAG GACGAGCTGTTGTGGGCAGCAGCGTGGTTGCACAAGGCGTCGCGTAGGCGTCAGTACAGGGAATACATTGTAAGGAACGAGGTGGTATTGAGAGCTGGGGACACCATTAATGAGTTTGGTTGGGATAACAAGCATGCCGGGATTAATGTTCTCATTTCCAAG GAGGTGTTGATGGGAAGAGCAAACTATTTTGCGTCGTTCAAGCAAAATGCAGATGGATTTATTTGTTCGATATTGCCCGGAATTTCCCACCCTCAAGTTCAGTATTCCCCAG GTGGTCTTATTTTCAAGGCTGGAGGAAGCAACATGCAGCATGTAACGTCCCTCTCTTTTCTGCTCCTAGCCTATTCTAACTACCTAAGCCACGCCAATAAGGTTGTGCCATGTGGCGAGACCACTGCCACGCCAGCTTTGCTCAAACACCTTGCTAAACGCCAG GTGGACTACATTCTTGGGGATAACCCAATGGGAATGTCGTACATGGTTGGATACGGTGCTCGCTACCCACAGAGGATACATCACCGGGCCAGCTCGCTCCCATCGGTGGCGGTCCACCCAGCCCACATTGGATGCAAAGCTGGATCTCGATATTTCCTTAGCCCAAATCCCAACCCGAATGTATTGGTCGGAGCCGTGGTTGGTGGGCCTAACAACAACACAGATGCTTTCCCGGATTCCAGGCCTTTCTATCAGGAGACTGAGCCCACTACATATATCAATGCCCCTCTAGTGGGCCTGCTCGCTTTCTTTTCAGCCCACTCTTGA
- the LOC107631821 gene encoding protein PLANT CADMIUM RESISTANCE 2-like, whose translation MYPPPPPPPPPPPLTTTTATTSDHAQAKPPPYDHNNAQQAPPPYYYYDQNAQPPPPPPPPYFDPCYHHHHHHHHAEPPPPPPPPPMYYIPNPMLPLPIYTNSEKVEWSTGLFDCLSDIKNCLITCLCPCFTFGQIAEMIDRDASSCAISGALYAMILFFIGSPCLYSCIYRTRMRRQFLLKETLCLDCIVHFFCEPCALCQEYRELQNRGFDMSLGWNGNLDRWNNQMASHQQQPPPVLNMTR comes from the exons ATGTATCCTCCACCACCGCCGCCGCCACCGCCACCGCcgctaacaacaacaacagcaacaacatcaGATCATGCACAAGCAAAACCGCCACCATATGATCATAACAACGCGCAACAAGCTCCACCACCTTATTACTATTATGATCAGAATgcacaaccaccaccaccgccgCCGCCACCTTATTTCGATCCttgttatcatcatcatcatcatcatcatcatgcagagccaccaccaccaccaccaccaccaccaatgtACTACATCCCGAATCCAATGTTGCCGCTCCCAATTTATACTAATTCCGAAAAGGTGGAATGGTCCACAGGCCTTTTTGATTGCTTGTCTGACATCAAAAACT GTTTGATAACGTGCTTGTGTCCCTGCTTCACGTTTGGTCAAATTGCAGAGATGATTGACAGGGACGCATCTT CGTGTGCAATAAGCGGGGCACTGTATGCGATGATATTGTTTTTCATTGGAAGCCCATGCCTATACTCATGCATCTACAGAACAAGGATGAGAAGACAGTTTCTTTTGAAGGAGACTCTTTGCTTGGATTGCATCGTTCATTTCTTCTGTGAGCCATGCGCTCTCTGCCAAGAATATCGCGAGCTTCAGAACCGTGGATTTGACATGTCTCTTGGTTGGAACGGCAATCTTGACCGTTGGAACAACCAGATGGCTTCACaccaacaacaaccaccacctGTTCTAAACATGACCCGTTAA